In Poecile atricapillus isolate bPoeAtr1 chromosome 9, bPoeAtr1.hap1, whole genome shotgun sequence, the following are encoded in one genomic region:
- the LMOD3 gene encoding leiomodin-3 — protein MNMSELGQNSDEDVCPEDIDEDEILANLSPEELKELQSEMEVMAPDPQVPTGMIQRDQTEKPPTGSFDHRSLVDYLYWQKASRRMLEDERVPVTLLPSEKSAAEEMEGEARSSGEVAGGRMPGAEGKERHYQNEHVSESRTQPGETKKDGSDKERLVEEDEKEEVEEEEEDDEEEEEEEEEEEENETELETKENYTNENSHSNQISQKPVAEPGEIKEKPKENEKKISKLNIPQKLALDTSFMKLSARPSGNQTNLEDSLEKVRKNNPDMKELNLNNIENVPKEMLIDFVNAMKKNKNIKTFSLANVGADDNVAFALANMLRENRSITTLNIDSNFISGKGIVAIMRCLQYNETLTELRFHNQRGLLGHQAEMEIARLLKANTTLLKMGYHFELPGPRMVVTNLLSRNLDKQRQKRQEGQRQQQMKEQKELIAMLENGLGLPPGMWEMLGGPLPQLRMQEPPQAPKPPVPAAVSLSKRQENTRPPAPEQPCREKPVSFKVVKLKKTQRKPPVPEYVEPAEKTNLKDVIKTLKPIPRRRPPPLVEITPRDQLLNDIRQSNVAYLKPVPLPKQLE, from the exons atGAACATGTCTGAACTGGGCCAAAACTCCGACGAAGATGTGTGTCCTGAGGACATTGATGAAGATGAAATCCTGGCTAACCTGTCCCCTGAGGAGCTAAAGGAGCTGCAGAGTGAGATGGAAGTCATGGCCCCAGACCCTCAAGTCCCGACTGGGATGATACAGAGGGATCAGACAGAGAAACCCCCCACGGGGAGCTTCGACCACAGGTCCCTGGTTGACTACCTGTACTGGCAGAAGGCATCCAGACGCATGCTAGAGGATGAGAGAGTTCCTGTCACCCTCTTGCCCTCTGAG AAAAGTGCTGCGGAGGAGATGGAAGGAGAGGCCAGAAGCAGTGGCGAGGTGGCTGGTGGGAGGatgccaggagcagagggaaaagagagacatTACCAAAATGAGCACGTGTCCGAGTCAAGAACACAGCCTGGGGAGACAAAGAAAGATGGAAGTGATAAGGAGAGATTGGTGGAGGAGGATGAGAAAGAAGAAgtagaggaggaagaggaagatgatgaagaggaggaagaagaagaagaagaagaagaggaaaatgagaCCGAATtggaaacaaaagagaattACACCAATGAGAACAGTCACAGCAACCAGATAAGTCAGAAGCCAGTTGCAGAACCTGgagaaatcaaagaaaagcctaaggaaaatgaaaagaaaatatcaaaattgAACATCCCCCAGAAGTTAGCGCTGGATACCAGCTTCATGAAGCTAAGTGCCAGGCCTTCAGGAAATCAAACCAATTTAGAAGACAGTTTGGAGAAAGTCCGAAAAAACAACCCAGACATGAAGGAGCTCAACCTAAACAACATAGAAAACGTCCCCAAGGAAATGCTGATAGATTTTGTCAACGCCATGAAGAAGAATAAGAACATAAAAACGTTCAGCTTGGCCAATGTGGGGGCCGATGACAACGTGGCGTTCGCGCTGGCCAACATGCTGAGGGAGAACAGGAGCATCACCACCCTGAACATTGATTCCAACTTCATCTCTGGCAAGGGCATCGTCGCCATCATGCGCTGCCTGCAGTACAACGAGACGCTGACGGAGCTCCGCTTCCACAACCAGAGGGGCCTGCTGGGCCACCAGGCAGAGATGGAGATCGCCAGGCTGCTGAAAGCCAACACCACCCTCCTGAAAATGGGCTATCACTTCGAGCTGCCAGGGCCCAGGATGGTGGTGACCAACCTGCTCAGCAGGAACCTGGATAAGCAGAGGCAAAAGAGGCAGGAGGggcaaaggcagcagcaaatGAAAGAGCAGAAAGAGTTGATAGCGATGCTGGAAAATGGACTTGGGTTGCCTCCTGGGATGTGGGAAATGCTGGGGGGACCGCTGCCCCAGCTGAGGATGCAGGAGCCCCCTcaagcccccaaacccccagtcCCTGCAGCTGTGTCACTGAGCAAAAGGCAGGAGAACACGAGGCCGCCAGCACCCGAGCAGCCGTGCAGAGAGAAACCCGTCAGCTTCAAAGTGGTCAAGCTGAAGAAGACTCAGCGCAAACCCCCCGTGCCAGAGTACGTGGAGCCCGCTGAGAAAACCAACCTCAAAGACGTCATCAAAACACTTAAACCAATTCCCAGGAGAAGACCCCCTCCCCTGGTGGAAATAACCCCGAGAGATCAGCTCCTCAACGACATCCGCCAGAGCAACGTCGCTTATCTCAAGCCG GTGCCGCTGCCAAAGCAGCTGGAGTGA